In the genome of Pseudorasbora parva isolate DD20220531a chromosome 10, ASM2467924v1, whole genome shotgun sequence, one region contains:
- the susd4 gene encoding sushi domain-containing protein 4, whose product MFHHGDKECKKSAFGHPVYGQIIFSILLLLLPFLVTAFPVNTVVEQFCKDPGFPEHGIRTPNTGVFFENSVARFSCVDGYSLKGPAKIICTRFHNGSVGWKPSLKPVCLSEDCLPPFIEDADVTNKTYRPGDSLIISCHEGFQIRYPDTETMESVCQADGTWDNQPTCQGCLRPLIPPHSYMNISETEFSVPVGTVVYYQCFPGYKLEGPELLECMYNLIWSDTPPRCLDVEACSLPPMIEHGDYMCHPQPCDRYIHGTVVEYYCYPGYSLANDYKYITCQYGQWFPQMQFYCIKDETTWPGFQDSLLTTWKVVACTATSVLLALLLVITAKMFHFKCKSQQSPSEEQDESQDPNILVVDGVAVPLPSYEEAVGGTYCQPPNDLPPAGLGSRQHSEEQNPPSYPGHTGSQYSVPLDTGEAETCDSISDTSECLQGMQPSSSHAGGLNNMSEKTNAVTSMEETASTSPSIDIADEIPLVEDGEEDC is encoded by the exons ATGTTTCATCATGGTGATAAAGAATGCAAGAAATCTGCGTTTGGACATCCTGTCTACGGCCAGATTATTTTCtccatcctcctcctcctccttcctTTTCTGGTCACCGCCTTCCCGGTTAACACAGTAG TGGAGCAGTTCTGCAAGGATCCCGGGTTTCCTGAGCACGGAATCAGAACCCCAAACACCGGTGTGTTCTTCGAAAACTCGGTGGCGAGGTTCTCTTGTGTGGATGGTTACAGCTTAAAGGGGCCGGCCAAGATTATCTGCACGCGCTTCCACAATGGATCGGTAGGCTGGAAACCAAGCCTTAAACCAGTGTGCCTTTCTGAAG ATTGTCTTCCTCCATTCATCGAGGATGCTGATGTCACAAATAAGACATACAGGCCTGGCGACAGCCTCATTATTAGCTGCCATGAGGGATTTCAGATCCGGTACCCGGACACGGAAACTATGGAATCAGTATGTCAAGCCGACGGGACGTGGGATAATCAGCCAACTTGTCAAG GTTGTCTACGGCCGCTGATACCTCCACACAGTTACATGAACATCTCTGAAACAGAGTTCTCCGTGCCTGTTGGGACTGTAGTCTACTACCAGTGCTTTCCCGGTTACAAGTTGGAGGGACCTGAACTTCTGGAATGCATGTATAACCTCATCTGGTCGGACACGCCACCCCGGTGCCTTGATGTTGAGG CTTGCTCCTTACCCCCGATGATAGAACACGGAGATTACATGTGCCACCCACAGCCATGTGACCGCTACATTCACGGGACGGTCGTAGAATACTACTGTTATCCTGGCTACTCTCTAGCGAATGACTACAAGTACATCACCTGCCAGTATGGGCAATGGTTTCCACAAATGCAGTTCTACTGCATCAAAGATG AGACAACCTGGCCTGGTTTTCAAGATTCTCTACTAACCACATGGAAAGTAGTGGCGTGTACGGCCACTAGTGTGCTGCTAGCCCTGCTCTTGGTCATCACAGCCAAGATGTTCCACTTCAAATGCAAATCCCAGCAAAGTCCAAG tgaagaGCAAGATGAAAGCCAGGATCCAAACATCCTGGTTGTAGATGGTGTTGCTGTGCCACTTCCCTCTTATGAAGAGGCTGTTGGTGGTACTTATTGTCAGCCGCCTAACGATCTGCCCCCTGCTGGTCTGGGGAGCAGACAGCATTCAGAAGAACAAAACCCACCCTCATATCCCGGGCATACAGGGAGTCAGTATAGTGTGCCGTTGGACACAGGTGAGGCAGAGACCTGCGATAGCATCTCGGACACATCAGAATGTCTTCAAGGCATGCAGCCATCTTCTTCCCATGCTGGTGGACTAAATAACATGTCTGAGAAAACCAATGCCGTCACCTCTATGGAAGAGACCGCTTCCACAAGCCCGAGCATAGACATTGCAGACG AAATTCCTCTCGTGGAGGATGGTGAAGAGGACTGCTGA
- the LOC137091015 gene encoding complement component C1q receptor — MMRVLILLWSFFVTDGTGQVITTCTAEACLTLHLEEKHFEKASENCVNNGGNLVTMRDENEFQSVKSALLAAEDSILNSKLWIGLELLKRNCTDFTEELHGFRWRSEPKKSKYSNWKKKPLSTCTEKRCVSISLADDLKWTDGSCRDRAFYMCKFLSKGMCKPIVMEEPGVVKYNLPFLQKPQTHNENLAMLPHGTWAEILCDGSEAAESSVSFCDSKDGVFGWTNSERFCTARNKRGCERKNGGCDHLCIETAGASVRCECRDGYYLMNDQVSCALRNNCENSPCESECIPTATGFSCACAEGYQLAEDNIGCADIDECLLTVCGEHTCRNTPGSYLCECNPGFRLVAGICEDVNECTESRCDQGCLNSHGSFSCYCHTGYSSLSDDKGKCIDVNECLGKPCEDICINTIGSFNCSCRENFMLAKNGISCVPNPTEKLQTTASPDHREAFVTESSQTHVSFESTTINPPPLNRTKTKVDSTKRQERFLGSSWILVCVLASVIPLTALVLISGVVIYRWKRSRKATLKNTTADNYCWVSSGLDKERKQTIIQLNN, encoded by the coding sequence ATGATGCGGGTACTGATTCTGCTGTGGTCCTTTTTTGTCACCGACGGAACCGGCCAGGTGATCACAACGTGCACAGCCGAGGCTTGCCTTACATTGCATTTGGAGgagaaacattttgaaaaagCTTCAGAAAACTGTGTCAATAATGGAGGCAATCTGGTTACCATGAGAGATGAAAATGAATTTCAGAGTGTTAAATCGGCTCTTCTAGCAGCAGAAGACAGCATCCTTAACTCTAAACTTTGGATCGGACTCGAGTTGCTGAAAAGAAACTGCACTGATTTCACCGAGGAGTTGCACGGCTTCCGATGGAGGTCAGAGCCAAAGAAGTCCAAATATTCCAACTGGAAAAAGAAGCCGCTGAGCACGTGCACGGAAAAAAGGTGCGTGTCGATTTCGCTGGCTGATGATCTCAAGTGGACAGATGGCTCGTGTAGGGACAGAGCGTTTTATATGTGTAAATTTCTTTCCAAAGGCATGTGCAAACCCATAGTGATGGAAGAACCAGGTGTTGTCAAATACAACCTTCCGTTTTTACAAAAACCGCAAACTCATAATGAAAATTTGGCGATGTTACCACACGGGACATGGGCTGAAATACTGTGCGACGGGTCGGAGGCTGCAGAATCTTCCGTCTCATTTTGTGACAGCAAAGATGGTGTTTTTGGCTGGACAAATTCAGAGCGGTTTTGCACTGCACGAAATAAAAGAGGTTGCGAACGTAAAAACGGAGGCTGTGATCACCTTTGCATAGAGACTGCAGGAGCGAGTGTTCGTTGTGAATGTCGTGACGGTTATTATCTGATGAATGATCAGGTTAGTTGTGCTCTAAGAAACAACTGCGAAAATTCACCTTGCGAATCCGAGTGCATACCGACAGCTACTGGGTTTTCATGCGCGTGCGCAGAGGGATATCAGTTAGCTGAAGACAACATCGGCTGCGCTGATATCGATGAATGTCTTCTAACTGTCTGCGGTGAGCATACGTGTCGCAACACGCCGGGAAGCTATTTGTGTGAGTGTAACCCTGGTTTCAGGCTTGTTGCTGGCATATGTGAAGACGTGAACGAATGCACCGAATCCAGATGTGACCAGGGCTGTCTCAATTCGCATggttcattctcttgttacTGCCACACAGGTTACAGTTCATTATCAGACGATAAAGGGAAGTGTATAGATGTAAATGAATGTCTTGGTAAACCATGTGAAGACATCTGCATCAATACTATAGGTAGTTTCAATTGTTCCTGCAGGGAAAACTTCATGTTGGCCAAAAATGGCATCAGCTGTGTTCCGAATCCCACTGAGAAACTACAAACCACTGCATCTCCAGATCACAGAGAAGCGTTTGTCACTGAATCGAGTCAGACACATGTCAGTTTTGAATCGACAACAATCAACCCCCCTCCTCTTAACAGGACTAAAACTAAAGTGGACTCCACTAAACGCCAAGAACGTTTCCTCGGTAGTTCTTGGATATTGGTGTGCGTCTTAGCTTCAGTTATTCCATTGACTGCGCTCGTGCTCATTTCAGGCGTCGTTATATACCGATGGAAACGTTCAAGAAAAGCAACTTTGAAAAATACCACCGCTGACAACTACTGCTGGGTTTCATCTGGATTGGACAAAGAGCGAAAACAAACAATCATTcaactgaataattaa